Below is a window of Chitinophaga flava DNA.
TTCTTTTTGTTCTTTTTCAGGATGATATTGATAATACCAGCCGACCCGTCTGCTTCATATCTGGCAGACGGGCTGGTGATCACTTCCACTTTATCGATGTTATCAGCAGGGATTTGATCCAGGGCATTCCCCAGGGTAAGGCCGGAAGTTTTGCCATTGATCAGTACATTTACCTGACTGTTCCCCCGCAGGCTCACCTTACCTTTGGCGTCCACTGTAACGGAGGGAATGTTATCAAGTATATCTTTGGCAGATCCGCTTTGCGACAGCAGATCCTTTCCCATTGTATAAATTTTCCTATCCAGTTTTATCGCGACATCATAGGCTTGCCCTTCTACCACCTGTTCCTTCAATGTAGTGGCATTTGCCGCCAGTTGGAGTATCCCGGCCTGCAGATGTGGCTTTTCCGTCGTAATGGTAATCCGTTTTGAAAAGTGGCTATAGCCGATATATTGTACTTCCAGGGTGAAGTTGCCTGCCGGCACCTCCGTTATCTCGAAGGTGCCTTTTTCAGTGGTCATGGCGCCTGCCACTACTTTCGCACTGTCATTCTTCACCACCACGGTGGCAAAGGGTATACTCTTGCCGGAGCTGCTATCTGCTATTCTGCCTGTTACAATGCCGGGATAGGTGGAAGCTTTTGCGGGCTGTACTTGTCTTGCCTGAACGCCAACACTCAGTAGCAATAAAAAAAATAGGATTCTCTTCATTTATTAACCTTTAGAATAAGTATAAATTATCAGGCAGTTACAGCCGTTGCACTGTATTCGATTATTTTTTCTCCAAAAAGCCGTTCAGGGTCCATACCTCTTTCCCTGCAATATTCCAGCAACCGGTTTGATTCCACGATCGGTTTCGACTCATCGGTATATTTGATGGAGCTGATGTATTTCAGCCAGGGTTCCATACCCATCGCATATACAAACACGTTTTTCGGATTAAACACATCAATGATCGCCCTGGACTGCTCAAAGTTGCAACCGGCCAGGCGGCGGGATTCGTCTTTGTCACGCGCCAGCGGCTCCGGCATCAGCGGTCCGTACAACCAGGACAAAGGAGCGCCTTCACATTCCATACCGAGGAAGATCACATCAATGTCGCCGATGGCCTCGTGAATACGTTCATACAGACGGGGGGAAACATTACAGGAATCTGCCGCAAACAACATTTTCCAGCCATCCTTGAATTTCACGTGATGACAAAGCTTACTTCTCACATCCAGGTCACAATGCTCCCCGATAAAGGGTAATCCGGTAATGGAACAATCCTCAAATTCAATGGTTTCCATTTCTCCCAGCTCAATAATATTCTGGAAGCCCAGTTGCTGAAACATCAGTTTCAGGCTTGGATCCTGCAGGGACCCGCCATTGCATCGTGGAACGATAATATGCCTGATCTTGGAACGGATACGCAATAATGTTTCAAAGAGAATATGATCCTGGTGGTTATGAGTGATCAATACATAATCTATTTCTTCGGGGAGGTCATCAAACGAAAAACGGGATATGTCTGATTCATAGCCATAGCTCACAAGCGGGTCAACCAGAATAGAAGTGCTTTTGGTTTCAGTTAATATGCATGCGTGCCCAAAGTAGCGGGTCAATATGCCATCTCCTGTATACCTCACATATTTCCGGGGCGCTTCGGTAGTAAAAAAACTTTGAAACAAAGCTTCCTTACCAGGCTCAATATAAAACAAATTCATAATCTCTCCAAATAAGCGTGGGGTATGCGCCATGCTGAAGAGAATATCAATTTCCTCACTTTTGAGAGGCAGGTTCACCCGCAGGATATGGTCATCCGGCAACTTGGGCGTACTCAGTACAAAAGAACGGGAATCATCATCCTGCACAAGGAACAGGTTGAAACTCTGCAGGGATTCATTGTAATAGTTCGTCTGGTACAACAAAGGTTCAAAGAAGCGGAAGGAGGGTTGATTATTCACATCATACACCAGTTCCACCAATCCCTGCAATCGTTCCGGTATGCGCGGATATAAGCTGGTCAGGGAATATCCCTTCGCTTCTTTCTTCAGCAGTTCATGCAGGGCCAGAATATCGTCGCGCAATCCCAGTAAATCTGCACATTTACTTTCGGTATTGTTGATCAGCCCCTGGATCTCCTCCACCCTTTTTCCATCGTAGTCAATAAAGGGGCCTCCCAGCATCTTGGGGCTTTTCACGGCTGCAGCGTGGATCATAGGACTTTGTACATACGACTGCATGATTTTGAGATGTCTTTCCTTGATATTCATTGCTGCCGTTGCAGGTGAAATCAGGTGAGGCCAGGCATACCAGTTATCTACCAGCGGTTCAATGGCGAGGTTGGGCTTAATGTAAACGAGGTCGTTCTTATTGATTTCCATATTCCTTTGATTTATACGTTTTTATATCTTCAGATGCATGCATGATCGT
It encodes the following:
- a CDS encoding MBL fold metallo-hydrolase, coding for MEINKNDLVYIKPNLAIEPLVDNWYAWPHLISPATAAMNIKERHLKIMQSYVQSPMIHAAAVKSPKMLGGPFIDYDGKRVEEIQGLINNTESKCADLLGLRDDILALHELLKKEAKGYSLTSLYPRIPERLQGLVELVYDVNNQPSFRFFEPLLYQTNYYNESLQSFNLFLVQDDDSRSFVLSTPKLPDDHILRVNLPLKSEEIDILFSMAHTPRLFGEIMNLFYIEPGKEALFQSFFTTEAPRKYVRYTGDGILTRYFGHACILTETKSTSILVDPLVSYGYESDISRFSFDDLPEEIDYVLITHNHQDHILFETLLRIRSKIRHIIVPRCNGGSLQDPSLKLMFQQLGFQNIIELGEMETIEFEDCSITGLPFIGEHCDLDVRSKLCHHVKFKDGWKMLFAADSCNVSPRLYERIHEAIGDIDVIFLGMECEGAPLSWLYGPLMPEPLARDKDESRRLAGCNFEQSRAIIDVFNPKNVFVYAMGMEPWLKYISSIKYTDESKPIVESNRLLEYCRERGMDPERLFGEKIIEYSATAVTA